The stretch of DNA AGAAAGGCGCGTCACCCGTCTTACCTTTCCTCATCCGCTTTTACTGACCCCCGGTCCCTGACACCTGACACCTGCTTTTCAGTCGTCCTCTTCATCGTCATTATCGTCAAAAGTCTTGATTTTACCGGATTTTTTTATGCGGTGGGCCACCTTGGTGGCCTTGGCTGGAGGCGGCTCCTGATAGCCATTGTAGCTCTTCACCAGTTCCAGGTAGCGCAAGGGATCAAAGTTGATCTGCTGGTATTGCTGAAAGACCTTGCCGCCGCCCAGGTAGCTATGCACCTGACGTTTTTGAAAGTCCACGAATCCTAAAGAGGTCTTGAACGCGATGTCATGGCTCATGAAGTTCGGGGCCTTGGTGGCCTTGGTCTCCACGGACACGGGGTCGTTGGTAAATTCAAAAGAGTGGTAGAGACCGAACAGATGGCCCAGTTCGTGGATCATCAAATTGGCCAGCCAATGCCGGTTCAGGCTGGCATCTTTGGGGTCGGCGGAAAATTCGGCCTTCCGGAAGCGCTTGAAGGAGATGTGAATGCTGGATAAATTCAGGTGGGCAAAGGCGCACTTGTCCAGGCATACCTGGAGAAAGCGCAACTGAAATGGCGGGGCCACTTCGAAGGCATGGAAGCTCTGGTTCAGCCATTGCTTGTCCGTCAGCAGTTCGATGCGGAGGCGTTTGCCCGGAGCCAGAGGCCCTGGCTGGCCGGACACTCCCACCAGGTTCACTCCCATCCCGGCGTAGAATTGCTGCACCTGCTGCCAGACCTGAGCCAACATGCGGCGGCAGTCAACCAGTCCCGGGTCGGGAGAGACGTAGAGCTCCACCGTAACGGTCTTGGGTGAGAGATCCACCGTTCCCAGGTCGGCCAAGGAGAACAGAGCTGCTTCTTCCCGTGAGTTAAGATTGCCCCCCTGGGCCGCCGCTCCCAACAGTCCCCAGGCCAGCATCAACACCAGTGCCATGCTCCCTAATTTCGCCACCCTGGAAAATTTCATCCTTTTTTCCTTGCTTCCTCTGGTTATTTTTATAAACTTAAAAAGTTTAAGGAGGATGCGTCATGTCCTATATGTGTGACATTTGCGGCAAACACCCTGAAGTGGGTAATAACGTCAGCCATGCCAACAACCACACCAAGCGCCGCTGGAAGCCCAATCTGCGGAAGGTTCGGGCCTTGAGCAAGGGTTCGGTCCGCTATATCCAGGTATGCACGCGTTGTTTGCGCTCCGGTAAGGTCGTAAAACCCGCTTAAAAGCAACTGATAACTTTTTAGTTATCAGCGGTCAGCTTCAATTAAAATTTCTTAAAGGCAGGCCTCCCTCGAG from Desulfobaccales bacterium encodes:
- the rpmB gene encoding 50S ribosomal protein L28, with the translated sequence MSYMCDICGKHPEVGNNVSHANNHTKRRWKPNLRKVRALSKGSVRYIQVCTRCLRSGKVVKPA